The Candidatus Methylomirabilota bacterium genome has a window encoding:
- the dnaE gene encoding DNA polymerase III subunit alpha — MGVGDSAKAGAPRADFVHLHVHSEYSLLDGAAQLEKVERVGGQGKKEKDVGLIARAAELGFPALALTDHGNLFGAIDFYTACRGAGVKPIIGCELYVAPGSRFERSGQDGGYEGASHATVLVRNEAGYRNLIRLVSKAYLEGFYYKPRVDRELLAQHAEGLLVLSGCLNSEVSRLLSAGEDAKARETAGWYQGVFGKDFYFMEVQSHGIEEQSRVTEGTVKIARELGAPLCGTNDSHYVDAGHAKAHEALLCIQTGSSMSDPNRWRFSTEEFYLKSADEMRAVFKDLPEAYRNTLAVAERCDLELAFGQFHLPKYDVPAGHTLDSYLEHLAFEGLTRRYGGSPADAFVERLRYELSVVSKMGFSGYFLVVWDFITFARRQGIAVGPGRGSSAGSLVAYCLGITNVDPVGYGLLFERFLNPERVSMPDMDIDFADDRRDEVIRYVAERYGADRVAHIITFGTMGAKAVIRDVARVMGFPFGEADRIAKLVPAFPLNITLDEALEKAPALAEQVKRDPRVGELWAVARTLEGCTRHASVHASAVVISDEPLMERVPLYKDPKRPELITGFAMGPIEKLGLLKMDFLGLRTLTVIADAVRLVKESKGLQLDPEALPLDDAPTYQMLSEAKTFGVFQLESAGMRDALKSLKPTRIQDIIAMVSLYRPGPMELIPEFVDRKHGRKPITYEHPLMEKHLQETYGIMVYQEQVMGLAAELAGFTLGEADTLRKAMGKKDRELMAAQKAKFLVGCRANELDGRKAERVWDLIEKFAGYGFNKSHGACYGLVAYQTAYLKANHPVEFMAALLTSEMEKTDKIVQYMEECRSMGLRVEAPDVNVSGARFTVVGEAIPFGLAAIKNVGGSAIESIVKTRNEAGRFSSIGDFCARVDLRLVNRRVVESLIKAGAFDSLGGTRAGLLSGLDQAMEAGQRSQRDREEGQGSLFEGLGGPKAAPAAAPRPAETRVPEWPSEELLAAEKEVLGFYLSGHPLDGYRDLAARLKTVSALELAARPAASRVLLLGLVGALTENATKSGNRMAFATLELVDGSVPLTVFPEPYRACSVALRHRGPVLVRGRIDDSDKGRVVLAEEVKPLDEATIAAARAPENSETTAPNGSDAGALGARRGEDGAHTCRIRVHAGPGGPPGVPPGVPDEALASVRGICEAHPGPTPVFVHVLLADQEVVVRAKGLSVAPEPELVAKIESLLGPGSILVEYAGRA; from the coding sequence ATGGGAGTAGGAGACTCCGCAAAAGCCGGCGCGCCGCGCGCCGACTTCGTTCACCTCCACGTCCACTCGGAGTACAGCCTTCTCGACGGCGCGGCCCAGCTCGAGAAGGTCGAGCGGGTTGGCGGGCAGGGGAAGAAGGAGAAGGACGTCGGCCTCATCGCGCGGGCCGCCGAGCTCGGCTTCCCGGCCCTCGCCCTGACCGACCACGGCAACCTCTTCGGCGCCATCGACTTCTACACCGCCTGCAGGGGCGCCGGCGTTAAACCCATAATCGGCTGCGAGCTCTACGTGGCGCCCGGCAGCCGCTTCGAGCGGTCGGGGCAGGACGGCGGCTACGAGGGCGCGAGCCACGCGACGGTGTTGGTCAGGAACGAGGCGGGTTACCGCAACCTGATCAGGCTCGTCTCCAAGGCCTACCTCGAGGGCTTTTACTACAAGCCGCGCGTGGACCGCGAGCTGCTGGCCCAGCACGCCGAGGGGCTCCTTGTCCTCTCAGGCTGCCTGAACTCCGAGGTGAGCCGCCTGCTCTCGGCCGGGGAGGACGCCAAGGCCCGCGAGACGGCCGGCTGGTACCAGGGGGTCTTCGGCAAGGACTTCTACTTCATGGAGGTCCAGTCGCATGGAATAGAAGAGCAGTCGCGGGTGACCGAGGGCACGGTCAAGATCGCCAGGGAGCTGGGCGCGCCGCTCTGCGGCACCAACGATTCGCACTACGTCGACGCAGGGCACGCGAAGGCTCACGAGGCACTGCTCTGCATCCAGACGGGGTCGAGCATGAGCGACCCGAACCGGTGGCGCTTCTCGACCGAGGAGTTCTATCTCAAGTCCGCCGACGAGATGCGCGCCGTCTTCAAAGACCTGCCCGAAGCCTATCGCAATACCCTGGCCGTCGCCGAGCGCTGCGACCTCGAGCTTGCCTTCGGGCAGTTCCACCTGCCGAAGTACGACGTGCCGGCCGGCCACACGCTCGACTCCTACCTCGAGCACCTGGCCTTCGAGGGACTCACGCGGCGCTACGGCGGATCGCCCGCCGACGCCTTTGTGGAGCGGCTCCGCTACGAGCTCTCGGTCGTGTCCAAGATGGGCTTCTCGGGCTACTTCCTCGTCGTGTGGGACTTCATCACCTTCGCGCGGCGCCAGGGCATCGCGGTCGGTCCAGGGCGCGGATCCTCCGCGGGGTCGCTCGTCGCCTACTGTCTCGGCATCACCAACGTCGACCCGGTGGGCTACGGGCTCCTGTTCGAGCGCTTTCTCAACCCCGAGCGCGTCTCCATGCCCGACATGGACATCGACTTCGCCGACGACCGTCGCGACGAGGTCATCCGCTACGTCGCGGAGCGCTACGGCGCGGATCGGGTCGCCCACATCATTACGTTCGGCACGATGGGCGCCAAGGCGGTGATCCGGGACGTCGCACGGGTGATGGGGTTCCCCTTCGGCGAGGCCGATCGGATCGCGAAGCTGGTGCCGGCTTTCCCCCTCAACATCACCCTGGACGAGGCGCTCGAGAAAGCGCCGGCGCTGGCCGAGCAGGTCAAGCGCGATCCGCGCGTGGGAGAGCTCTGGGCCGTGGCGCGGACCCTCGAGGGGTGCACGCGGCACGCCTCGGTCCACGCCTCGGCCGTGGTCATCTCGGACGAGCCCCTGATGGAGCGGGTGCCGCTCTACAAGGACCCGAAACGGCCCGAGCTGATCACCGGCTTCGCCATGGGCCCGATCGAGAAGCTCGGCCTGCTGAAGATGGACTTCCTCGGTCTCCGCACGCTCACCGTGATTGCGGACGCGGTTCGGCTCGTCAAGGAGTCGAAGGGCCTCCAGCTCGACCCCGAGGCGCTGCCGCTCGACGACGCGCCCACGTACCAGATGCTCTCGGAGGCCAAGACCTTCGGGGTGTTCCAGCTGGAATCGGCGGGCATGCGGGACGCGCTTAAGAGCCTGAAGCCCACGAGGATCCAGGACATCATCGCCATGGTGTCGCTCTACCGGCCCGGCCCGATGGAGCTGATCCCGGAATTCGTCGACCGCAAGCACGGCCGCAAGCCGATCACCTATGAGCACCCGCTCATGGAGAAGCACCTCCAGGAAACGTACGGAATCATGGTCTACCAGGAGCAGGTCATGGGGCTCGCGGCCGAGCTCGCGGGCTTCACCCTTGGCGAGGCCGACACGCTCCGGAAGGCGATGGGCAAGAAGGACCGCGAGCTCATGGCCGCGCAGAAGGCGAAATTCCTCGTGGGCTGCCGCGCCAACGAGCTCGACGGGCGCAAGGCCGAACGGGTCTGGGACCTCATCGAAAAGTTCGCCGGCTATGGCTTCAACAAGTCGCACGGCGCCTGCTACGGACTCGTCGCCTACCAGACCGCGTACCTCAAGGCCAACCATCCCGTCGAGTTCATGGCCGCCCTCCTCACGTCGGAAATGGAGAAGACGGACAAGATCGTCCAGTACATGGAGGAGTGCCGGAGCATGGGGCTGCGCGTCGAGGCCCCCGACGTCAACGTGTCGGGTGCGCGCTTCACCGTGGTGGGCGAGGCGATCCCCTTCGGCCTGGCCGCCATCAAGAACGTCGGCGGCTCGGCCATCGAATCCATCGTCAAGACCCGGAACGAGGCGGGACGCTTCTCATCGATCGGCGACTTTTGCGCCCGCGTCGATCTCCGGCTCGTCAACCGCCGGGTGGTGGAGAGTCTCATCAAGGCCGGCGCGTTCGACTCTCTCGGCGGGACGCGGGCGGGGCTCTTGTCCGGTCTCGACCAGGCCATGGAGGCGGGCCAGCGCAGCCAGCGCGATCGTGAGGAAGGACAGGGCTCGCTCTTCGAGGGGCTGGGCGGCCCGAAGGCTGCGCCGGCCGCGGCGCCGCGGCCAGCCGAGACCCGGGTGCCGGAATGGCCGAGTGAGGAGCTGCTGGCCGCCGAGAAAGAGGTGCTGGGCTTCTACCTGTCCGGCCACCCACTCGACGGCTACCGCGACCTCGCCGCGCGGCTCAAGACCGTGTCGGCCCTCGAGCTGGCGGCGCGGCCCGCGGCCTCCCGGGTGCTCCTGCTGGGCCTGGTCGGCGCGCTGACGGAGAACGCGACCAAGAGCGGCAACCGCATGGCCTTCGCCACGCTGGAGCTGGTGGACGGCTCGGTGCCGCTGACGGTCTTCCCCGAGCCCTACCGCGCTTGCTCGGTCGCGTTGAGACACCGGGGCCCCGTGCTGGTGCGGGGCCGGATCGACGACAGCGACAAGGGGCGCGTGGTGCTGGCCGAGGAAGTCAAGCCGCTCGACGAGGCCACGATCGCCGCCGCGCGGGCGCCGGAGAACAGCGAGACCACAGCCCCCAACGGGTCGGACGCCGGGGCGTTAGGCGCCCGGCGGGGCGAGGACGGGGCGCACACCTGTAGAATTCGCGTGCACGCGGGACCCGGCGGTCCCCCCGGCGTTCCCCCCGGCGTTCCCGATGAAGCGCTCGCTTCCGTCCGCGGCATCTGCGAAGCGCACCCGGGGCCCACGCCGGTGTTCGTGCACGTGCTGCTGGCGGACCAGGAGGTCGTGGTGCGCGCCAAGGGGCTGTCGGTCGCGCCGGAGCCGGAGCTGGTGGCGAAAATCGAAAGCCTGCTCGGGCCGGGCAGTATACTCGTCGAGTATGCCGGACGAGCTTGA